The following are from one region of the Nostoc cf. commune SO-36 genome:
- a CDS encoding DUF2357 domain-containing protein: MDLLPTSKLSFLSREGEIIDAPSEWQPAWLEVHVPQEKLQQIRLWLQDKKLPLLVMDLSGKFRVLAEWPRSNPGYYRLRLEYQNEIEEQTIAVWPQKINREAFAQMLEDLDSRLPTSVAIGLQRTGALAGLKLPQLGETTLAQELLRLRRAINGTGKRLGLSEILSQLARNPHQILKTNEIWVRQDQVRRPPLGGLVQAFFRGHNLDVSGRPIRLPDVRVEHTVDVYENQLVRLFFELVNQRLRRVRQAFEADPKGKPLEEIKSLFYQLKKARQQAAFLDEVSQPKYLPNQITMVLLNRPLYHAALEGYLEFIRSPAVHLDDSDLDAPLENLYKLYQIWGTLWIIATLLEVAIDKGYKVETQCLVARDKTGVYVRILPNGQPALVLIHPQHKTKIKLIPERSYGKDGELQSASVTLRPDIAVEIRLANGSKNVYLFDPKYKLEGESLENTSNEGKPKSVDIQKMHTYHDAIQNREGRQVVSYAAIIYPGSYASYSNAEIEALPAYPGAESILQEHLRRVLNKALEVS; this comes from the coding sequence ATGGATTTACTTCCTACTTCTAAACTGAGTTTTCTTAGCCGCGAAGGCGAGATTATAGATGCTCCAAGTGAGTGGCAACCTGCTTGGTTGGAAGTTCATGTACCTCAAGAAAAATTACAACAAATACGGCTTTGGCTTCAAGATAAAAAACTCCCACTCTTGGTAATGGATTTGAGTGGAAAGTTTCGAGTTCTAGCTGAGTGGCCTCGCTCAAACCCTGGCTACTACCGACTACGACTTGAGTACCAAAATGAGATTGAGGAACAGACAATTGCGGTTTGGCCTCAGAAAATTAATCGTGAAGCTTTTGCTCAGATGCTAGAGGATCTCGATTCTCGTCTGCCAACCTCAGTAGCGATAGGCTTACAGCGTACCGGGGCTTTAGCTGGTCTGAAATTACCACAACTAGGTGAAACTACTTTAGCTCAGGAACTACTTCGCTTACGTCGAGCTATTAATGGCACAGGCAAAAGATTAGGGCTGAGTGAGATTTTGAGCCAACTTGCTCGCAATCCTCATCAAATCCTCAAAACTAATGAAATTTGGGTTCGGCAAGATCAAGTCCGCAGACCTCCTCTTGGTGGGCTAGTTCAAGCTTTTTTTCGAGGGCATAACTTGGATGTGAGTGGAAGACCGATTCGCCTACCGGATGTCCGAGTTGAGCATACTGTTGATGTTTATGAGAACCAGTTGGTTAGGTTATTTTTTGAGCTTGTCAATCAGAGACTTAGACGAGTTCGGCAAGCTTTTGAAGCTGACCCTAAAGGTAAGCCTTTGGAAGAGATTAAGTCTCTGTTTTACCAATTAAAAAAGGCTCGTCAACAAGCAGCTTTTCTAGATGAGGTGAGCCAGCCTAAATATTTGCCCAATCAAATTACGATGGTTTTGTTAAACCGTCCACTTTACCACGCTGCTTTGGAAGGCTATCTAGAATTTATCAGAAGTCCTGCTGTGCATTTGGATGATTCAGACCTTGATGCACCTTTGGAGAATCTCTACAAACTTTACCAAATTTGGGGAACTTTGTGGATAATTGCAACGCTATTGGAAGTAGCTATAGATAAAGGATACAAAGTTGAAACCCAGTGTTTAGTTGCTAGAGATAAAACGGGAGTCTACGTCAGAATTTTACCTAATGGACAACCAGCATTAGTTTTAATTCACCCGCAACACAAGACAAAAATTAAGTTAATTCCTGAACGAAGCTATGGCAAAGATGGAGAACTGCAAAGCGCCAGCGTTACATTGCGCCCTGATATAGCAGTAGAGATCAGACTAGCTAATGGCTCTAAGAATGTCTATTTATTTGATCCCAAGTACAAACTTGAGGGTGAGTCACTGGAAAACACAAGCAATGAAGGAAAGCCTAAAAGTGTTGATATTCAGAAGATGCACACTTACCATGATGCTATCCAAAACAGAGAAGGTAGGCAAGTAGTCAGCTATGCTGCGATTATTTACCCTGGTTCCTACGCATCTTATTCCAACGCAGAAATTGAGGCTCTTCCAGCTTATCCTGGGGCTGAAAGTATCCTACAGGAGCATCTGCGTCGCGTGCTAAATAAAGCCCTTGAAGTTTCCTGA
- a CDS encoding FGGY-family carbohydrate kinase, translating to MNLYLGIDFGTSGARGVVIDEEASCIQAQVRYPFQDSPAAVTPKIWQEALFMLVEQIPNQLRREIKAIAINGTSSTVLLVDAVGNPVDTPLLYNDARGSLVLEHLRNIAPPNHTVLSATSSLAKLLWMMQQPSFSEARYFLHQADWLAFLLHGQLGISDYHNALKLGYDVEELKYPEWLENLQIPIQLPKVLPPGTPIAQLRPEIADKFGLRRDCLVCAGTTDSIAAFLASGAKLPGEAVTSLGSTLVLKLLSRTRQEDARYGIYSHRLGDLWLTGGASNTGGAVLKQFFTNAELESLSWEIDASIASELDYYPLLKVGDRFPINDPNLPPRLSPRPDNPVEFLHGLLESIARIEARGYELLQQMGADKLSRVYTAGGGAANETWTAIRARYLQVPVVASVYTEAAYGTALLAMGGGIKGEQE from the coding sequence ATGAATTTGTATTTGGGCATCGACTTCGGCACATCTGGCGCACGCGGTGTAGTGATTGACGAGGAAGCCTCTTGTATTCAGGCACAGGTGCGATATCCCTTCCAGGACTCACCAGCCGCCGTTACGCCCAAAATTTGGCAAGAGGCTTTGTTTATGCTGGTGGAACAAATACCTAACCAATTGCGGCGAGAAATTAAAGCGATCGCAATTAATGGTACTTCTTCCACTGTCTTGCTGGTCGATGCTGTTGGCAATCCTGTAGATACACCATTGCTGTACAACGATGCACGGGGATCATTGGTGTTAGAGCATTTGAGGAATATAGCACCCCCTAATCATACCGTGTTGAGTGCCACCTCCAGCCTAGCCAAACTCTTGTGGATGATGCAACAACCCTCTTTTAGTGAAGCCAGATATTTCCTACATCAAGCAGATTGGCTGGCGTTTCTCCTACATGGACAGCTGGGGATTAGCGATTACCACAATGCTTTAAAGCTGGGTTATGACGTAGAAGAGTTGAAATACCCAGAATGGCTAGAAAATTTGCAAATACCGATTCAGCTACCCAAAGTTTTGCCTCCTGGTACTCCCATTGCCCAATTGCGTCCTGAAATTGCGGATAAATTTGGTTTACGCCGTGATTGTCTGGTATGTGCAGGTACAACTGATAGTATTGCCGCTTTTCTCGCCAGTGGAGCAAAATTACCTGGTGAAGCCGTGACTTCCCTTGGTTCAACGTTGGTATTGAAGTTGTTAAGTCGCACCCGGCAAGAAGATGCCAGATATGGAATTTACAGCCATCGGTTGGGGGATTTGTGGCTGACTGGTGGTGCTTCTAATACTGGAGGTGCTGTACTCAAGCAATTTTTCACAAACGCGGAGTTAGAAAGCCTTAGCTGGGAGATTGATGCTTCAATTGCCAGCGAGTTAGACTATTATCCGTTATTGAAGGTAGGCGATCGCTTTCCGATTAATGATCCCAATCTACCCCCACGTTTGTCACCACGCCCAGATAACCCAGTCGAATTTTTGCATGGGTTGTTAGAAAGTATTGCCCGCATAGAAGCGCGAGGGTATGAATTATTACAGCAAATGGGCGCAGACAAATTGAGCCGTGTTTATACTGCTGGCGGTGGTGCGGCGAATGAAACTTGGACTGCGATTAGGGCACGTTATTTGCAGGTTCCTGTAGTCGCGTCAGTGTACACAGAAGCAGCTTATGGAACGGCGCTGTTGGCTATGGGAGGCGGAATTAAGGGTGAACAAGAGTAA
- the psaM gene encoding photosystem I reaction center subunit XII, with amino-acid sequence MSDTQVYIALVVALIPGVLAWRLATELYK; translated from the coding sequence ATCTCAGATACTCAAGTCTACATCGCTCTAGTTGTGGCCTTGATCCCAGGAGTTCTAGCTTGGCGATTAGCCACAGAACTTTACAAATAA
- a CDS encoding slr1601 family putative cell division protein — translation MNAIQPSRPPLQPIQKRRVISRPKRHLRQRSYQVMALESTVKIAVNVVITAVAASALAQLLPYHWLQQAKLREISTEVKLMEGHVNSLQTQFSRNFDPQQTKSIMQEQGYRFDPSQRQVVLVNPDRREDEQTQSSP, via the coding sequence ATGAACGCGATTCAACCCTCCAGACCACCGTTACAACCTATACAAAAACGCCGGGTCATTTCTCGACCAAAGCGGCATCTTCGTCAACGTTCTTACCAGGTGATGGCACTGGAAAGCACAGTCAAAATAGCGGTTAATGTTGTGATTACAGCTGTTGCAGCGTCTGCGTTAGCACAACTTTTGCCTTATCATTGGTTACAGCAAGCAAAGTTGCGAGAAATTAGTACCGAAGTCAAGCTGATGGAAGGACATGTCAATAGTTTGCAAACGCAATTTAGCCGTAATTTCGATCCTCAGCAAACTAAAAGTATTATGCAAGAGCAAGGATACCGATTTGATCCTAGTCAGCGTCAGGTCGTGTTGGTAAATCCGGATCGCCGAGAAGATGAACAAACACAATCCTCACCCTAA
- a CDS encoding tetratricopeptide repeat protein, with product MNTYSFLADDDQQSNQYKYVLNTTKKVQERRTSDRSESTLEDSHLRSYALRLAQQGEYTEAIALLTQLIYRHPHNAVDYNNRGLIYFQGGKTQKALSDYNTALKLNPYLASAYNNRANYYAACGELAAALADYDQAINFNPRHVRAWINRGITWRDLGQYEEAIENFEVAQLFGQLEGHIWAERGRTYHLWGDWNCAIADYRRALTQLPSIDNSKDITCCHLRLQLENWLNELLSESAS from the coding sequence ATGAATACTTACTCATTTTTAGCTGACGATGACCAGCAAAGTAACCAATACAAATATGTTCTAAATACTACAAAAAAAGTTCAAGAGCGGAGAACAAGCGATCGCAGCGAATCTACTTTAGAGGATAGCCACTTACGCTCTTATGCTTTGAGGTTGGCTCAACAAGGAGAATATACTGAGGCGATCGCACTTTTAACCCAACTAATCTACCGCCATCCCCATAATGCCGTTGATTACAATAACCGGGGGCTAATTTATTTCCAAGGTGGCAAAACGCAAAAAGCGCTTTCTGACTATAACACCGCCCTCAAACTTAATCCCTATTTAGCTAGTGCTTATAATAACCGCGCAAATTACTACGCAGCTTGTGGAGAATTAGCAGCAGCACTTGCCGACTACGATCAAGCGATTAATTTCAATCCTCGCCATGTCCGGGCATGGATTAACCGAGGCATTACCTGGCGCGATTTGGGGCAATATGAGGAGGCAATTGAGAATTTTGAGGTAGCACAGCTTTTCGGTCAGCTAGAAGGTCATATCTGGGCTGAACGCGGCAGGACTTACCATCTTTGGGGCGACTGGAATTGTGCGATCGCTGATTATCGTCGCGCCCTCACTCAACTGCCTTCTATCGACAACAGCAAGGATATTACTTGTTGTCACTTACGTTTACAACTCGAAAATTGGCTAAACGAGTTGCTATCTGAATCAGCGTCTTAA
- a CDS encoding glutathione S-transferase family protein, whose product MLKLYGGARSRASIVQWYLEEIKVPYEFIKLDMQAGEHLKPEYLAINPVGKVPAIVDGDFKLWESGAILLYLTDKYGKTALSPEERAVFSQWTLFGNSTLATGIFVEANREREMPRLLTFLNEILEKQPFLLGNEFTVVDVAVGSILSYIPIMLKLDLSPYPAVLNYIKQLSERPAFQKSIGGGA is encoded by the coding sequence ATGCTCAAACTTTACGGTGGCGCTCGTAGTCGAGCGTCAATTGTTCAATGGTATTTAGAGGAAATAAAAGTTCCTTACGAATTCATCAAGCTGGATATGCAGGCTGGTGAACATCTCAAACCTGAGTATTTGGCAATTAACCCAGTTGGTAAAGTTCCGGCAATTGTTGACGGGGATTTTAAACTTTGGGAATCTGGGGCAATTTTGCTGTATCTTACCGATAAGTATGGTAAAACTGCTCTTTCACCAGAGGAACGTGCTGTATTTTCCCAATGGACGTTGTTTGGCAATTCTACCCTCGCTACAGGGATTTTTGTGGAAGCAAATCGGGAGCGAGAAATGCCCCGCTTGCTGACTTTCTTAAATGAGATTCTCGAAAAGCAACCTTTTCTGTTGGGTAACGAATTCACTGTTGTGGATGTGGCAGTGGGGTCTATTCTGAGTTACATTCCCATCATGCTGAAGCTAGACCTCAGCCCCTACCCGGCGGTGTTGAACTATATCAAGCAGTTATCTGAGCGTCCAGCATTTCAAAAAAGTATTGGCGGAGGGGCTTAA